From Schizosaccharomyces pombe strain 972h- genome assembly, chromosome: II, the proteins below share one genomic window:
- the ppr2 gene encoding PPR repeat-containing protein Ppr2 produces the protein MQFIKRTFPRRAFVDLLLNRFCLREFATTYSVSVSNARKLVRKRLLIADALKFKEQVNNLNEFRNKKTKSSLIRNDGFKLAKNVSSLLQKESLEKALHLLYERSNAKKTVAYNLVLQYHLAKGHYNAAWSLYNDMKKRQQKPSDHTYSILLKGFCDAIEKNKQGNFSKLREYSEKVTASALKESNNVTSNLHHIRIISKCSLKLKSMVLVSMIIPSIKQTLDFYSGSQILRLLNDFSMFNPEQREEVLKMGTNLWNYFVLECQKKGIAVDESLICSFVKLLATSNSPQVRNVGLNILTKVMGLEYQIFEDSNLRYPLPPYCDCTSRSLVTALQVIRQIQNGDLLARYWKYFEESHKFDLNLQVYHEKLRNLVQQGQAAECLNTIKRMSHNGPFPTQQTFLIVLSLCKRPKFYSYTKSFLDLAKKLNVPVEAT, from the coding sequence ATgcaattcattaaaagGACATTTCCGCGAAGGGCCTTTGTCGATTTGCTCCTAAACCGCTTCTGCTTGCGGGAATTTGCAACCACGTATAGTGTTTCAGTAAGTAATGCGCGGAAATTAGTACGAAAGCGCCTTTTAATCGCTGATGCTTTGAAATTCAAGGAGCAAGTCAACAATCTAAATGAGTTtcgaaataaaaaaactaagTCATCCTTAATAAGAAACGATGGTTTCAAACTGGCTAAAAATGTATCTTCGTTACTTCAAAAAGAGTCTTTAGAGAAAGCATTGCATTTACTGTACGAGAGATCAAATGCCAAGAAGACGGTTGCCTATAACCTTGTACTACAATATCATTTAGCTAAAGGGCATTACAACGCTGCTTGGTCTTTGTACAATGATATGAAAAAGCGCCAACAAAAACCTAGCGATCATACATACTCCATTCTTCTAAAGGGATTTTGCGATGCtattgaaaagaataagcaaggaaatttttctaaactACGTGAATATAGTGAAAAGGTAACAGCTAGTGCTCTCAAGGAGTCTAATAATGTCACATCCAATTTGCATCACATACGAATTATATCCAAGTGTAGTCTAAAGCTTAAAAGTATGGTATTGGTGTCAATGATTATTCCATCCATCAAACAAACATTGGATTTCTATAGTGGATCTCAAATTCTTCGACTTTTGAACGACTTTTCTATGTTCAATCCGGAACAACGTGAAGAAGTGTTAAAGATGGGGACGAATCTTTGGAATTATTTTGTCCTTGAATGccaaaagaaaggaatagCAGTTGATGAAAGTCTTATTTGTTCCTTTGTGAAACTTCTGGCTACTAGCAACTCGCCTCAAGTGAGAAACGTGGGGTTAAATATTCTTACAAAAGTGATGGGATTGGAATATCAGATTTTCGAAGATTCCAACTTGCGTTATCCTTTACCCCCATATTGCGATTGTACTTCAAGAAGTTTGGTTACAGCATTACAGGTCATTCGTCAAATACAAAACGGTGATTTGTTAGCAAGGTATTGGAAGTATTTTGAGGAAAGTCacaaatttgatttaaatcTTCAAGTATATCATGAGAAGCTACGTAACCTTGTTCAGCAGGGCCAAGCAGCTGAATGCTTAAATACCATTAAAAGGATGTCGCATAACGGTCCTTTCCCTACTCAGCAGACATTTTTGATTGTCTTATCATTATGCAAAAGGCCGAAATTTTATAGCTACACGAAAAGCTTCTTAGACTTGGCCAAGAAATTGAACGTCCCCGTTGAAGCAACCTAA
- the rpl701 gene encoding RNase MRP subunit, ribosomal protein L7-like Rpl701 — MAVASSTVPSKEQIFAPESLLKKKKTQEQSREQRVAAAAEKKAAQQKKRELIAKRAESYDAEYRKAEREQIELGRKARAEGNYYVPDETKLVFVIRIRGINNIPPKARKIMQLLRLIQINNGVFVKFNKATKEMLQVVEPYVTYGIPNLKTVRELLYKRGFGKVNKQRIALSDNAIIEAALGKYSILSIEDLIHEIYTVGPNFKQAANFIWPFQLSSPLGGWRDRKFKHFIEGGDAGKRDEHINSLVRKML; from the exons ATGGCTGTAGCATCGTCAACGGTCCCCTCAAAGGAGCAAATCTTTGCTCCTGAGTctcttttgaagaagaagaagaccCAAGAGCAGTCTCGTGAACAGCGTGTTGCTGCCGCTGCCGAGAAGAAAGCT GCTCAACAAAAGAAGCGTGAGCTCATTGCAAAGCGCGCCGAATCTTACGATGCTGAGTACCGCAAGGCCGAACGTGAGCAAATCGAACTCGGTCGCAAGGCTCGTGCTGAGGGCAACTACTACGTCCCTGACGAAACCAAGTTGGTCTTTGTCATCCGTATTCGTGGTATCAACAACATTCCTCCCAAGGCCCGTAAGATCATGCAATTACTCCGTCTTATTCAAATCAACAACGGTGTCTTTGTTAAATTTAACAAGGCTACCAAAGAAATGCTTCAAGTCGTTGAACCTTATGTTACTTATGGTATTCCTAACCTCAAGACTGTTCGTGAGCTCCTTTACAAGCGTGGTTTTGGTAAGGTCAACAAACAACGCATTGCTCTTTCTGACAATGCTATCATCGAAGCTGCTTTGGGCAAGTACTCTATCTTGTCTATCGAGGATTTGATTCACGAAATTTACACCGTCGGTCCCAACTTCAAGCAAGCTGCCAACTTCATCTGGCCCTTCCAACTTTCTTCTCCCTTGGGTGGCTGGAGAGATCGCAAGTTCAAGCATTTCATCGAAGGTGGTGATGCTGGCAAGCGTGATGAGCATATTAACTCTCTCGTTAGAAAGATGCTTTAA
- the rps1402 gene encoding 40S ribosomal protein uS11, giving the protein MATNVGPQIRSGELVFGVAHIFASFNDTFVHITDLTGKETIVRVTGGMKVKTDRDESSPYAAMLAAQDAAAKCKEVGITALHIKIRATGGTATKTPGPGAQAALRALARAGMRIGRIEDVTPIPTDSTRRKGGRRGRRL; this is encoded by the coding sequence ATGGCTACTAACGTTGGCCCTCAAATCCGTTCCGGTGAGCTTGTTTTCGGCGTTGCTCACATCTTCGCCTCCTTTAATGATACATTCGTTCACATCACTGATTTGACCGGCAAGGAAACCATTGTTCGTGTCACCGGTGGTATGAAGGTCAAGACTGATCGTGATGAGTCTTCTCCTTACGCTGCTATGTTAGCCGCCCAAGACGCTGCTGCTAAGTGCAAGGAAGTTGGTATCACTGCTCTTCACATCAAGATCCGTGCTACTGGTGGTACTGCTACCAAGACCCCTGGTCCTGGTGCTCAAGCTGCCCTTCGTGCCTTGGCCCGTGCTGGTATGCGTATTGGCCGTATTGAGGATGTTACTCCCATCCCCACTGATTCTACTCGTAGAAAGGGTGGTCGTCGTGGTCGCAGACTTTAA
- the rps1601 gene encoding 40S ribosomal protein uS9 yields the protein MQSVQCFGKKGNATAVAHCKVGKGLIKVNGAPLSLVQPEILRMKVYEPILVAGADKFAGVDIRVRVSGGGHVSQIYAIRQAISKAIVAYYQKFVDEHSKAELKKALITYDRTLLVADPRRMEPKKFGGHGARARQQKSYR from the exons ATGCAGTCTGTTCAGTGCTTTGGAAAGAAAGGCAATGCCACAGCAGTCGCCCACTGTAAGGTCGGCAAGGGCTTGATCAAGGTCAACGGTGCCCCTCTCTCTCTTGTTCAACCCGAAATTTTGCGCATGAAGGTCTACGAGCCTATCTTGGTCGCTGGTGCCGATAAGTTTGCCGGTGTTGACATTCGTGTCCGTGTCTCTGGTGGTGGTCATGTTTCTCAAATCTATGCCATTCGTCAAGCCATCTCCAAGGCCATCGTTGCTTACTACCAAAAGTTCGTTGATGAACACTCCAAGGCTGAGCTTAAGAAGGCTCTCATTACTTATGACCGTACTTTGTTGGTTGCTGATCCTCGTCGTATGGAGCCCAAGAAG ttcgGTGGTCATGGTGCCCGTGCTCGTCAACAAAAGTCTTACCGTTAA
- the cdk11 gene encoding Cdk11-cyclinL compex kinase subunit Cdk11: protein MAGSKWETEETNQFAIENQKLEEEWRKKRRLEKKRKRKILEEEEKAEERNIDACRLYLMGNTPELKSCNSIDDYEILEKIEEGSYGIVYRGLDKSTNTLVALKKIKFDPNGIGFPITSLREIESLSSIRHDNIVELEKVVVGKDLKDVYLVMEFMEHDLKTLLDNMPEDFLQSEVKTLMLQLLAATAFMHHHWYLHRDLKPSNLLMNNTGEIKLADFGLARPVSEPKSSLTRLVVTLWYRAPELLLGAPSYGKEIDMWSIGCIFAEMITRTPLFSGKSELDQLYKIFNLLGYPTREEWPQYFLLPYANKIKHPTVPTHSKIRTSIPNLTGNAYDLLNRLLSLNPAKRISAKEALEHPYFYESPRPKDPKFFPTFPSKAKGESKEKNVFQSFRSASPKK, encoded by the exons ATGGCAGGCTCCAAGTGGGAGACAGAAGAAACGAATCAATTCgcaattgaaaatcaaaaattagaaGAGGAATGGCGTAAAAAGCGACggttagaaaaaaaaagaaaaagaaaaatattagaggaagaagagaaagCTGAAGAAAGAAACATTGATGCTTGCAGGCTCTACTTGATGGGGAATACACCTGAACTTAAGTCTTGCAATTCTATTGATGATTATGaaatattggaaaaaattgagGAGGGATCTTACGGAATCGTTTATCGAGGTCTTGACAAAAGTACGAATACCCTGGTTGCACTCAAAAAGATTAAGTTTGACCCTAATGGAATTGGATTCCCTATTACTAGTCTGCGAGAAATTGAATCACTATCCAGCATTCGACATGATAATATTGTagaattggaaaaagtGGTTGTTGGTAAAGATTTGAAGGATGTTTACCTAGTTATGGAGTTCATGGAACATGATCTCAAAACATTACTTGATAACATGCCCGAAGATTTCTTACAATCTGAAGTCAAAACACTGATGCTTCAACTTTTGGCTGCCACGGCATTTATGCATCACCATTGGTATCTACATAGAGATTTAAAGCCTTCTAACTTGCTAATGAATAACACCGGCGAAATCAAACTCGCCGACTTTGGATTGGCAAGGCCAGTATCAGAACCCAAATCCTCTTTGACACGCTTAGTTGTGACTCTTTGGTATCGTGCTCCTGAACTTTTGCTTGGTGCACCAAGCTATGGTAAAGAAATTGACATGTGGAGCATTGGATGTATCTTCGCTGAAATGATTACTAGGACTCCTTTGTTTTCTGGGAAAAGTGAGTTAGATCAATTATACAAG ATATTCAATTTGCTCGGTTATCCGACTAGGGAAGAGTGGCCCcaatattttcttcttccttatgcaaacaaaattaaacacCCTACGGTCCCTACCCACTCTAAGATTCGTACTTCTATCCCTAATTTAACGGGAAACGCGTACGATTTATTAAATCGACTTTTAAGTCTAAATCCTGCGAAGAGAATATCTGCCAAAGAAGCACTAGAACATCCTTATTTTTACGAATCTCCCAGACCCAAGGAtcctaaattttttcctaCTTTTCCTAGTAAGGCCAAAGGtgaatcaaaagaaaaaaacgtGTTTCAAAGTTTTCGTAGTGCATCTCCAAAGAAGTGA